In a genomic window of Quercus lobata isolate SW786 chromosome 4, ValleyOak3.0 Primary Assembly, whole genome shotgun sequence:
- the LOC115983367 gene encoding collagen alpha-1(I) chain-like — MFALFFMLFTTIIAPLIPTLSSQPPPPLVPTLSSQPPPLPDSKFPSLTPPPPPTVPAYESPPIPHFPPFPPSLPDYNIWTPPSEPQPVSARFVLGCILVLSTSIALIAVTIYFIRRKGKKGDQGPKGDKGEKGEKGPKGDQGLEGPRGYPGTSTCQSCSGRPSCQCRSSCQEKTGWW; from the exons ATGTTTGCCCTGTTCTTCATGTTGTTTACCACCATCATCGCACCACTAATTCCAACCCTCTcttcacaaccaccaccaccactagttCCAACCCTCTcttcacaaccaccaccactacccGACTCCAAATTTCCCTCCCTTACTCCGCCTCCACCACCAACAGTGCCAGCATATGAGTCGCCTCCAATCCCACATTTTCCCCCTTTCCCTCCATCACTACCAGATTACAACATATGGACTCCACCAAGTGAACCACAACCAGTATCCGCGCGGTTCGTGCTGGGGTGTATCTTGGTTCTATCAACATCAATCGCCTTAATCGCAGTGACGATTTACTTTATCCGGCGAAAAGGGAAGAAAGGGGACCAAGGGCCGAAAGGGGACAAAGGTGAGAAAGGGGAGAAAGGGCCGAAAGGGGATCAAGGGCTGGAAGGGCCGCGAGGGTATCCAGGGACGTCAACCTGCCAGAGCTGCTCGGGCCGCCCCAGCTGCCAGTGCCGTAGTAGCTGCCAGGAAAAGACAGGA TGGTGGTAA